One region of Ignavibacteriales bacterium genomic DNA includes:
- a CDS encoding ORF6N domain-containing protein, which yields MKQILKQENIVQIIYLIRAEKVILDFDLALLYGVENRVLKQSVRRNLSRFPSDFLFQLNKIEWNELITNCDNLKKYKFSPATPFAFTEQGVAMLSSILRSSKAIKVNIEIMRAFISLRRLIDTNKEFASKLKEIEHRIFKHDEQIATVFEILKELMTPPEPERNRIGF from the coding sequence ATGAAACAAATTTTAAAGCAAGAAAATATTGTCCAAATCATTTATCTGATTCGAGCAGAAAAGGTAATCCTTGATTTCGATCTTGCCTTGCTTTATGGAGTTGAAAATCGCGTATTAAAACAATCTGTAAGAAGAAACCTAAGTCGGTTTCCTTCGGATTTTTTATTCCAATTAAATAAAATTGAATGGAATGAGCTTATCACAAATTGTGATAACCTTAAGAAATACAAATTCAGCCCCGCAACTCCGTTTGCTTTTACCGAACAAGGCGTTGCTATGCTTTCAAGCATTTTAAGGAGTTCTAAAGCAATAAAAGTAAATATAGAAATTATGCGTGCTTTTATAAGTCTAAGACGGCTGATAGATACGAATAAAGAATTTGCATCCAAGCTAAAAGAAATAGAGCACAGAATTTTTAAACACGATGAACAAATTGCTACAGTATTTGAAATACTAAAAGAATTAATGACTCCGCCCGAACCGGAAAGGAACAGAATTGGTTTCTAG
- a CDS encoding 4Fe-4S dicluster domain-containing protein — protein sequence MLSPNQIAKELLESGKVAVVVGYASGTIPGKTQTLIAKTPQQAEKFVFNKYCVNNLATYLNKSYKLPKPIGIFVKGCDAKTIVGLIQEHQINREDVYIIGLPCEGVTEQVNGEVLGKCRFCNVHIPKIYDVLAGEAITESPVDTSKKFARLDMIEQMPIEQRWDFWMKEFDKCVRCYACRQACPLCYCEQCIVDKTQPRWIESSAHQVGNLSWHFIRAFHLAGRCIGCGECERVCHQNIPLGLLNMKMAKEIFEEYGYVAGVDAEAKPPLTDYKMEDDQHFIR from the coding sequence ATGTTATCGCCTAATCAAATAGCAAAAGAATTACTGGAATCCGGCAAGGTTGCTGTTGTGGTTGGTTATGCCAGCGGAACGATCCCCGGCAAAACACAAACGCTAATTGCCAAAACTCCGCAGCAGGCAGAAAAATTTGTTTTCAACAAATACTGTGTTAACAACCTGGCAACATATTTAAATAAATCATACAAACTTCCAAAACCAATTGGGATTTTTGTTAAAGGCTGCGATGCTAAAACAATAGTAGGATTAATCCAAGAACACCAAATCAACCGGGAAGATGTTTATATAATAGGTCTTCCTTGTGAAGGTGTTACAGAGCAGGTTAATGGTGAAGTTCTTGGCAAGTGCCGATTTTGTAATGTTCATATACCAAAAATATATGATGTTTTAGCCGGTGAAGCAATAACAGAATCCCCAGTGGACACAAGCAAGAAATTTGCACGGCTTGATATGATAGAACAAATGCCGATTGAACAGCGCTGGGATTTCTGGATGAAAGAATTTGATAAATGCGTTCGCTGTTACGCTTGCCGCCAGGCTTGTCCACTGTGTTACTGCGAACAATGTATAGTAGATAAAACTCAGCCGCGGTGGATTGAATCAAGCGCTCACCAAGTTGGCAATTTAAGCTGGCATTTCATTCGCGCATTTCATCTTGCCGGAAGGTGCATTGGATGTGGCGAGTGCGAAAGAGTTTGCCATCAGAATATTCCGCTTGGATTATTGAATATGAAAATGGCAAAAGAAATTTTTGAAGAGTATGGTTATGTTGCAGGTGTTGATGCCGAAGCAAAACCACCGTTAACAGATTACAAGATGGAAGACGATCAACACTTTATCCGATAG
- a CDS encoding CoB--CoM heterodisulfide reductase iron-sulfur subunit B family protein, whose amino-acid sequence MSFGYYPGCSAHATAKEYGMSMRAVCNAFNIQLEEVEDWNCCGATPAHTTKEELGVALPYANIVNASKQGLENIIAPCAACYNRLKVADYEVHHSSSMKERMNFIIGETAEKDLRIINILEFFKDVYGLDKVKAAVKKPLKDLKVASYYGCLLVRPGKILQFDDEEDPTSMDELISALGGTPVEWSCKTECCGGSHAIPMKGIVLDLVKKILTSAQNVGADCIAVACPLCQANLDMRQDQINIKYGTNFKFPILYITQLLGLAIDIPTKELGMNSHFVSPIDVLKKYNLN is encoded by the coding sequence ATGAGTTTTGGATATTACCCTGGTTGTTCTGCCCACGCAACAGCAAAAGAATATGGTATGTCTATGCGTGCAGTTTGCAATGCGTTCAACATTCAACTTGAAGAAGTTGAAGATTGGAATTGCTGCGGCGCCACTCCCGCCCACACAACAAAAGAAGAACTTGGGGTTGCACTTCCATATGCAAACATTGTTAATGCTTCCAAACAGGGACTCGAAAACATCATTGCTCCTTGCGCCGCCTGCTATAATAGATTAAAAGTTGCGGATTATGAAGTTCATCATTCTAGCAGTATGAAAGAAAGAATGAACTTTATCATAGGTGAAACAGCCGAGAAAGATTTAAGAATTATTAATATCCTGGAGTTTTTTAAAGATGTTTATGGATTGGATAAAGTAAAAGCTGCAGTTAAAAAACCATTAAAAGATTTAAAGGTTGCAAGTTACTATGGTTGTCTGCTTGTTCGTCCTGGAAAAATTTTACAGTTTGATGATGAAGAAGATCCAACTTCTATGGATGAATTAATTTCTGCTTTGGGTGGAACCCCGGTTGAATGGTCATGCAAAACCGAATGCTGCGGAGGCAGCCATGCAATTCCAATGAAAGGAATTGTGTTGGACCTTGTTAAAAAAATTCTTACTTCTGCACAAAATGTTGGGGCGGATTGTATTGCAGTTGCGTGTCCGCTCTGTCAGGCTAATCTTGATATGCGGCAGGATCAGATTAATATAAAATATGGGACGAACTTTAAATTTCCGATTCTTTACATTACTCAATTGCTTGGTCTCGCAATTGATATTCCGACAAAAGAATTGGGAATGAATTCACATTTTGTAAGTCCAATAGATGTACTCAAGAAATACAATCTAAATTAA
- a CDS encoding hydrogenase iron-sulfur subunit: MNKPENNQEVFEPKVAAFVCQWCTYTGADLAGTSRLKYESNVRVLRLPCTGRIDFSFIIKAFENGADGVLISGCHPNDCHYNAGNFHARRRFAIFRKLLEFVGIDSRRIQFSWVSAAEGGKWRDVVNCVTDEIRALGPFTNYREIIKESFPFRNFEKENELERG; encoded by the coding sequence ATGAATAAACCAGAAAATAATCAAGAAGTATTCGAGCCCAAAGTTGCCGCTTTTGTCTGCCAGTGGTGTACTTATACCGGTGCAGATTTAGCCGGCACAAGCAGATTAAAATACGAATCAAATGTTCGGGTTCTACGTCTGCCCTGCACTGGACGAATTGATTTTTCATTTATCATAAAAGCATTTGAGAACGGGGCTGACGGGGTCCTGATTAGTGGGTGCCACCCAAACGATTGCCATTATAATGCCGGTAACTTCCACGCACGCAGACGATTTGCAATATTCCGCAAGCTGCTTGAATTTGTTGGAATAGATTCCCGACGCATTCAATTTAGCTGGGTCTCGGCAGCCGAAGGTGGAAAGTGGAGAGATGTTGTAAATTGTGTTACTGATGAAATACGCGCTCTTGGTCCGTTTACAAATTATAGGGAAATTATTAAAGAATCTTTTCCGTTCAGAAACTTTGAGAAAGAAAATGAATTGGAACGCGGATGA
- a CDS encoding 4Fe-4S dicluster domain-containing protein has product MKIYKLKTSYKDFIKTLLQQGKEVVAPVNYQNTLLFRKITSVDEVVEPENYINTVRSAKEFVFPITEPIIEFSYKNKEIQLDDYTPEIKQKIIVGLRPCDAAAFPVIDNIFNFEYKDNFYNSRREDTTLVGVACENSDESCFCTSVGVSPDSLQGSDLFLKKNKSGNFFAYAHTEKGERLADQLKTVLEEVIELVDENPVYKQTAEKIRTPLEVDKIKDWLDKNFDNPAWDEYGARCLGCASCAYLCPTCHCFDIVDEMKYDHGLRRKNWDVCQFNSFTLHASGHNPRSDQSKRYRQRVMHKFKYYSDRFNKTLCTGCGRCIRACPVNLDIYEVVKSLPLNPLPKEGDF; this is encoded by the coding sequence ATGAAAATTTACAAACTTAAAACCAGTTATAAAGATTTTATTAAAACTCTTCTGCAACAAGGGAAAGAGGTTGTTGCTCCAGTAAATTACCAAAACACTCTTCTCTTTAGAAAAATAACTTCCGTTGACGAAGTTGTTGAACCAGAAAATTATATTAACACCGTTCGTTCGGCAAAGGAGTTTGTGTTTCCTATAACCGAACCGATTATTGAATTCTCTTACAAGAATAAAGAAATTCAATTGGATGATTATACTCCGGAGATAAAACAAAAAATTATTGTCGGGCTTCGTCCCTGCGATGCCGCTGCGTTTCCGGTAATAGATAATATTTTTAATTTCGAATACAAAGATAATTTTTATAACAGTCGCAGAGAGGATACCACCTTAGTTGGAGTCGCTTGCGAGAATTCGGATGAAAGTTGTTTCTGTACGTCGGTTGGCGTTTCTCCTGATAGCCTTCAGGGAAGTGATCTCTTCCTGAAAAAAAATAAATCCGGAAATTTTTTCGCTTATGCACACACCGAAAAAGGTGAGCGGTTAGCCGATCAATTAAAAACTGTTCTGGAAGAAGTGATAGAATTAGTTGATGAAAATCCTGTTTACAAACAAACCGCAGAGAAAATAAGAACACCACTTGAAGTTGATAAGATTAAAGATTGGCTCGATAAAAATTTTGATAATCCGGCGTGGGATGAATACGGCGCCCGCTGCCTTGGTTGTGCAAGCTGCGCTTACTTGTGTCCAACCTGCCACTGTTTTGATATTGTTGACGAGATGAAATACGATCATGGTTTGCGCAGAAAAAATTGGGATGTATGTCAATTCAATTCATTCACGTTGCATGCATCGGGACACAATCCACGCTCTGATCAATCAAAGCGATACAGACAGAGAGTGATGCACAAGTTTAAATATTACAGCGATAGATTTAACAAAACGCTTTGTACCGGCTGCGGAAGATGTATTCGTGCTTGTCCGGTTAATTTAGATATATATGAGGTAGTTAAGAGCCTACCCCTAAATCCCCTTCCCAAGGAAGGGGACTTTTAA
- a CDS encoding PDDEXK nuclease domain-containing protein, translated as MMAKLSSTYKNFLLQVKERISEAQYQALKNVNKELITLYWDLGKMIVEKQATTSWGKSIVEQLSIDLRKEFPGITGFSSRNLWYMRNFYFTYKENLILQPLVAEISWVKNLVVLDKCKDDLEREFYIRMTKKFGWSKNVLIHQIENQSYEKYLLNQTNFDKTVPEKNKHQAKLAVKDEYTFDFLELGEEHSEKELETEMVNNIRNFLTEMGGYFAFIGNQYKIEVEEEEFFLDLLLYHRKLKALVAVELKIGEFKPEYAGKMQFYLSVLNDKVKLEGENPSIGIILCKDKKRLIVEYALKDLSQPIGVATYKITKSLPKEFKNLLPSPKEIAGIITEIEIQ; from the coding sequence ATGATGGCTAAATTATCTTCAACATATAAAAATTTTTTACTTCAGGTAAAAGAAAGAATTTCTGAAGCCCAGTATCAAGCACTTAAAAATGTTAATAAGGAATTGATTACTCTTTACTGGGACCTTGGCAAAATGATTGTTGAAAAACAGGCAACTACCAGTTGGGGAAAATCGATAGTTGAGCAATTATCAATCGATCTTCGAAAAGAATTCCCAGGTATAACTGGCTTTTCGTCTCGAAATCTTTGGTATATGCGAAATTTCTATTTTACCTATAAAGAAAATTTAATTCTGCAACCATTGGTTGCAGAAATTAGTTGGGTGAAAAATCTTGTTGTGTTAGACAAATGTAAAGATGATCTCGAACGAGAATTTTATATTCGTATGACTAAAAAATTTGGGTGGTCTAAAAATGTTCTCATTCACCAAATTGAAAATCAATCTTACGAAAAGTATTTACTTAACCAAACCAATTTTGATAAAACTGTACCCGAAAAAAATAAACACCAGGCTAAGCTTGCTGTTAAAGATGAGTATACTTTCGACTTTCTTGAATTGGGGGAAGAACACTCTGAAAAAGAACTTGAGACTGAGATGGTAAATAACATCAGGAACTTTCTAACGGAAATGGGCGGCTATTTTGCTTTTATTGGCAATCAATATAAAATTGAAGTTGAAGAAGAAGAGTTCTTTCTGGATCTTCTTTTGTATCATCGAAAGTTAAAAGCATTAGTTGCTGTTGAACTAAAAATTGGAGAATTCAAACCAGAGTATGCAGGTAAAATGCAATTCTATTTGTCCGTTCTTAATGATAAAGTAAAGCTGGAGGGCGAGAATCCTTCAATCGGAATTATACTTTGTAAAGATAAAAAACGATTAATAGTTGAATATGCTTTGAAAGATTTATCGCAGCCAATTGGCGTGGCTACTTATAAAATAACTAAATCCCTACCAAAGGAATTTAAAAATCTTTTACCATCACCAAAAGAAATAGCTGGAATAATTACGGAGATTGAAATACAATAA
- a CDS encoding DUF3667 domain-containing protein translates to MAHIKNKSKDCLNCGYVFNDANNYCPHCGQENNNYNIPLKHMFLELLEGTIHFDTKSFQTFLVLLFKPGHLTLQYNQGKRVRYVPPLRLYVFISFLFLITISILPSKSPSNQSTSKFDFEIYSITSLELTGLKESKLDSLLTIRKIEKGGFAEYLIHKLWNLSNDSGKEFGHSLVKNISYMIFILMPFFGWLVFLFHKKRKSYYFEYLIYSIHFHSFLFLALFIFILISMAGINIYVLICFLLWMLIYLYKSLRKVFTQKRFSAVIKSFFLSILYFFSLLAFFLATVVLSIAIFNY, encoded by the coding sequence ATGGCGCATATAAAAAATAAATCAAAAGATTGTCTTAATTGTGGTTATGTTTTTAACGATGCAAATAATTATTGCCCTCATTGCGGTCAAGAAAATAACAATTATAATATTCCTCTTAAGCATATGTTTCTAGAGCTGCTCGAAGGAACAATTCATTTTGACACAAAATCATTCCAGACATTTCTGGTACTGCTATTTAAACCTGGGCATTTAACCTTACAGTATAACCAGGGAAAAAGAGTTCGTTATGTTCCCCCCTTGCGGTTATATGTTTTTATCAGTTTTTTATTTCTTATTACCATCAGCATCCTTCCGAGTAAATCCCCCTCAAATCAAAGCACATCAAAATTTGATTTCGAGATTTATTCAATAACCTCTCTCGAACTGACTGGATTAAAAGAATCGAAACTTGATTCCCTGCTTACTATAAGGAAAATAGAGAAAGGGGGATTTGCGGAATACCTTATCCATAAACTTTGGAATCTCTCTAATGACAGTGGCAAGGAGTTTGGACACTCCCTGGTTAAAAATATTTCGTACATGATTTTTATATTAATGCCTTTCTTTGGCTGGCTGGTTTTTCTTTTTCACAAGAAAAGAAAAAGCTATTATTTTGAATACTTAATCTATTCTATACATTTTCACAGCTTTCTTTTCCTTGCGCTTTTTATTTTCATTCTAATTTCTATGGCAGGAATAAATATTTATGTTTTGATTTGCTTTTTACTTTGGATGCTCATATATCTTTATAAGTCGCTCAGAAAAGTATTTACTCAAAAACGATTTTCTGCTGTTATAAAATCTTTTTTCCTATCCATTTTATATTTCTTTTCTCTGCTTGCATTTTTTCTGGCAACTGTAGTTTTAAGTATAGCAATTTTTAATTATTAA
- a CDS encoding FAD/NAD(P)-binding protein, which translates to MENIYKPFLAKIEESIWETPDTKTFKLKFIDPEVSEKFTFRAGQFGEYSAFGEGESTFCISSSPTRKGYIECSFKVVGKVTKSLNQKDVGDVVGFRGPYGNWFPIEDMFDKNLIFIGGGIGLAPLRSLIWNCLDLRDKFKDITILYGARSISDLCYKNELKEWEGRTDIKFVKTVDPGGENGEWDGKVGFVPTILNEIAPSPDNAVAITCGPPIMIKYTIQNLEKLGFKQNQVVTTLENRMKCGLGKCGRCNVGNTYVCIDGPVYTAAQLAELPDDF; encoded by the coding sequence ATGGAAAATATTTATAAACCATTCCTTGCAAAAATTGAAGAATCAATTTGGGAAACGCCGGATACAAAAACTTTTAAACTAAAGTTTATTGATCCGGAAGTTTCAGAAAAGTTTACATTCCGTGCTGGACAATTTGGAGAGTACTCCGCATTCGGTGAAGGAGAATCTACATTTTGTATTTCATCATCACCTACGCGCAAAGGATATATAGAATGCAGTTTTAAAGTTGTTGGCAAAGTAACAAAATCCCTTAACCAAAAAGATGTTGGCGATGTTGTTGGCTTCCGCGGACCATACGGAAACTGGTTCCCGATAGAAGATATGTTTGATAAGAATTTAATTTTTATTGGCGGTGGAATTGGATTGGCTCCGCTGCGTTCTTTAATCTGGAACTGTTTAGACTTACGTGATAAATTCAAAGACATAACTATTTTATACGGCGCCCGTTCTATTTCTGATCTCTGTTATAAAAATGAATTGAAAGAGTGGGAAGGAAGAACCGATATAAAATTTGTTAAGACTGTTGATCCTGGCGGAGAAAATGGAGAGTGGGATGGTAAAGTTGGTTTTGTTCCCACAATATTAAATGAGATTGCTCCATCGCCAGACAACGCAGTTGCAATTACATGCGGTCCGCCAATTATGATAAAGTATACTATTCAAAATTTAGAAAAGCTTGGCTTTAAACAAAACCAGGTTGTTACAACGCTTGAAAACAGAATGAAGTGCGGGTTGGGTAAATGCGGTAGATGCAATGTTGGCAACACTTACGTATGTATTGATGGACCGGTTTATACTGCCGCTCAGCTTGCAGAGCTTCCGGATGATTTTTAG
- a CDS encoding four helix bundle protein, with protein MNGAKNFKELIVWQKAHAFVVGVYKLTDNFPKSDVYGLTSQFRRAAISIAANIADGFKKFGKQDKIRFLNIAQGSVEECRYYLILANDLNYGFSVELEVLIEEVSKLLASYSNKIQVDRIQNSEYKKQTLKKFCFLCSEFLRTKEIINEFWILPWLFCPRNSKRIWYVYACSLQCVQHST; from the coding sequence ATGAACGGAGCAAAGAATTTTAAAGAATTGATAGTTTGGCAAAAAGCACATGCGTTTGTTGTTGGTGTTTATAAGCTTACAGATAATTTTCCAAAAAGTGACGTCTATGGTCTGACTTCTCAGTTTCGTAGAGCAGCTATATCTATTGCGGCAAATATTGCAGACGGATTTAAAAAATTTGGTAAACAAGATAAAATTCGTTTTCTGAATATAGCACAAGGTTCTGTGGAAGAGTGCCGGTATTACCTTATACTTGCTAACGATTTAAATTACGGTTTCTCGGTTGAGTTAGAAGTGTTAATCGAAGAAGTAAGTAAACTACTTGCTTCATATTCGAATAAAATTCAAGTAGATAGAATTCAAAATTCGGAATATAAAAAACAGACGTTAAAAAAATTCTGTTTTCTGTGTTCTGAGTTCTTAAGAACAAAGGAGATTATAAATGAGTTTTGGATATTACCCTGGTTGTTCTGCCCACGCAACAGCAAAAGAATATGGTATGTCTATGCGTGCAGTTTGCAATGCGTTCAACATTCAACTTGA
- a CDS encoding CoB--CoM heterodisulfide reductase iron-sulfur subunit A family protein, which translates to MARIGVFVCHCGENIGRTVDCPTVAQRAALLRDVVFATDYKYICSDPGQTIIKDAIKQHKLSGVVIGSCSPLMHEKTFRRAVETAGMNPFLCEIANIREHCSWVHEDKVAATEKALDLIRIMVEKVKRNVPLEPIRIPVTKRALVIGGGVAGIQAALDIADGGQEVILLEKSPSIGGHMAQLSETFPTLDCSQCILTPKMVSANTHKNIKVYAYSEVENVAGYIGNFEVTIKRKASYVDNSVCTGCGICQEKCPIKKIPSEFNEGLGTRKAIYVPFPQAVPNKPVIDAEHCTHFKTGKCGLCEKMCGPKAIRWDQTDQFIKEQIGAIVVATGYDLYNINKKTESVSPSGIKGYGEYGYGKYPDVIDGLQFERLVSASGPTFGEVKRPSDGKVPETVVFIQCVGSRDAAKGVSYCSKICCMYTAKHTMLYKHKVHNGKAFVFYMDIRAAGKNYDEFVRRAIEEDGAIYLRGRVSKISQEGDKLIVKGADTLSGAQVEIAADLVVLATAVAAQQDIVPLAQKLGVGYDQYHFLSEAHPKLRPVETNSAGIFLAGACQAPKDIPEAVAQASAAAAKVLGLFSSFDLEREPYVARVNETTCVDCEFCMIACPYAAIARKEIKNRVGEVIRIVANVNEGKCQGCGTCVSICRSKSLDLAGFTDEQVYSEINAMFV; encoded by the coding sequence ATGGCTCGAATTGGAGTCTTCGTTTGCCACTGCGGCGAAAATATTGGAAGAACTGTTGATTGCCCAACGGTTGCACAAAGAGCTGCCTTATTGCGCGATGTTGTCTTCGCTACAGATTATAAATATATCTGTTCAGATCCAGGACAAACGATTATAAAAGATGCAATCAAGCAGCATAAACTTAGCGGAGTTGTTATTGGAAGCTGCAGCCCGTTGATGCACGAAAAAACTTTCCGTCGCGCAGTGGAAACCGCTGGAATGAATCCATTCCTTTGCGAGATAGCAAACATTCGCGAGCATTGTTCCTGGGTTCACGAAGATAAAGTTGCCGCGACCGAAAAAGCTTTAGACCTTATCCGCATTATGGTTGAAAAAGTTAAGCGCAATGTTCCACTTGAACCAATCCGAATTCCAGTAACCAAAAGAGCGCTTGTAATTGGTGGTGGAGTTGCCGGCATTCAGGCTGCATTAGACATTGCAGATGGCGGGCAGGAAGTAATTCTGCTGGAAAAATCGCCATCAATCGGCGGACATATGGCTCAGCTTTCGGAAACGTTCCCAACACTCGATTGTTCTCAATGTATCTTAACTCCAAAAATGGTAAGCGCAAATACTCACAAGAACATTAAAGTTTATGCTTACAGCGAAGTTGAAAATGTTGCCGGCTATATTGGAAATTTTGAAGTTACTATAAAAAGAAAAGCAAGCTACGTTGATAATTCGGTCTGTACTGGTTGTGGTATTTGTCAGGAAAAATGTCCTATCAAAAAAATTCCAAGCGAGTTTAATGAAGGACTCGGAACGCGCAAAGCTATTTATGTCCCTTTCCCTCAGGCTGTTCCAAACAAACCCGTAATAGACGCTGAACATTGCACGCATTTCAAAACGGGGAAATGCGGACTGTGCGAAAAAATGTGCGGACCAAAAGCAATCAGGTGGGATCAGACTGATCAATTTATAAAAGAACAAATAGGAGCTATAGTAGTTGCAACTGGTTACGATCTTTATAATATCAACAAGAAGACTGAAAGTGTCTCGCCTAGCGGGATTAAAGGTTACGGTGAATATGGTTACGGAAAATATCCTGATGTAATTGACGGACTTCAATTTGAAAGATTGGTAAGCGCATCTGGTCCAACCTTTGGCGAAGTAAAAAGACCATCAGATGGGAAAGTGCCGGAAACAGTTGTGTTTATTCAATGCGTTGGTTCACGTGATGCGGCAAAAGGTGTTAGTTACTGCAGCAAGATTTGCTGTATGTATACCGCGAAGCATACGATGCTATACAAGCATAAAGTTCATAATGGAAAAGCATTTGTTTTTTATATGGATATCCGCGCGGCTGGAAAAAATTATGACGAGTTTGTCCGTCGTGCAATTGAAGAAGATGGCGCAATTTATTTGCGCGGAAGAGTATCCAAAATTTCGCAGGAAGGTGATAAGCTTATTGTTAAAGGTGCCGATACCTTGAGTGGTGCTCAAGTGGAAATTGCCGCCGACTTAGTTGTTCTTGCAACGGCAGTTGCTGCGCAACAAGACATTGTTCCACTTGCACAAAAACTTGGTGTTGGATACGATCAATATCATTTCTTGTCAGAAGCTCATCCTAAACTTCGTCCGGTTGAAACCAACAGTGCTGGAATTTTCTTGGCTGGTGCTTGCCAGGCGCCTAAAGATATTCCTGAAGCAGTTGCGCAAGCATCTGCCGCCGCGGCAAAAGTTTTAGGATTATTCAGCTCTTTCGATCTTGAACGTGAGCCTTATGTTGCAAGAGTAAATGAAACCACTTGTGTTGATTGCGAATTTTGTATGATCGCTTGTCCTTACGCTGCCATTGCAAGAAAGGAAATTAAAAATCGTGTGGGCGAAGTAATTCGTATTGTTGCCAACGTTAATGAAGGCAAATGCCAGGGCTGCGGAACATGCGTTTCAATCTGCAGATCAAAATCTCTCGATCTTGCTGGATTTACAGATGAGCAGGTTTACTCGGAAATTAATGCAATGTTTGTTTAA
- a CDS encoding cation diffusion facilitator family transporter — MTTEKIAAYEKRKIALTSVIAAVFLTSFKLLIGFLTGSLGILSEAMHSGLDLVAATITLFAVKFADKPADSDHNYGHGKIENYSALIETLLLLLTCAWIIYEAVKRLVTGKVEIEVTIWSFIVIITSIIIDVSRSKALYRVAKKHNSQALEADALHFSTDIWSSSVVLIGLVGAAFQFYYADSISALIVAIIVLVISFRLGKRSFDTLIDKAPEGLNERISSIINEIPEVIKFHNVRVRESGPYKFVELNIHVDKQLSIDQAHKISHKVEEAILQKIENINVTVHIEPEVEKEQL; from the coding sequence ATGACAACTGAAAAAATAGCCGCTTACGAAAAAAGAAAGATTGCATTAACTTCAGTTATTGCAGCGGTATTTTTAACTTCATTTAAACTGTTGATTGGTTTTCTAACCGGAAGCTTGGGAATATTATCCGAAGCCATGCATTCGGGTCTGGATCTTGTCGCCGCAACAATTACTCTATTTGCCGTTAAGTTTGCCGATAAACCAGCCGACAGCGATCATAACTACGGACATGGAAAGATTGAGAATTATTCGGCACTAATTGAAACTCTTTTACTTTTATTAACCTGTGCCTGGATTATATATGAAGCAGTTAAAAGATTAGTTACGGGTAAAGTTGAAATTGAAGTTACTATCTGGAGTTTCATTGTTATAATTACTTCAATTATTATTGATGTTTCCAGATCAAAGGCGCTTTACCGGGTTGCAAAGAAGCACAACAGCCAGGCTTTGGAAGCAGACGCACTACACTTTTCAACTGATATCTGGAGTTCCAGTGTAGTTCTTATTGGATTAGTAGGAGCCGCTTTTCAGTTTTATTATGCTGATTCCATTTCTGCATTAATCGTTGCAATAATTGTTTTGGTAATTAGCTTTCGTTTAGGAAAGCGCTCGTTTGATACTTTAATTGATAAAGCTCCGGAAGGTTTGAATGAAAGGATTTCATCAATAATAAATGAAATTCCAGAAGTGATCAAATTTCACAATGTTCGTGTTAGAGAAAGTGGTCCATATAAATTTGTTGAACTGAATATTCATGTTGATAAACAATTAAGTATCGATCAAGCTCATAAAATATCTCACAAAGTGGAAGAGGCTATCCTTCAAAAAATAGAAAACATAAATGTAACCGTTCACATCGAACCGGAAGTAGAAAAAGAGCAATTATAA